DNA from Xiphophorus maculatus strain JP 163 A chromosome 6, X_maculatus-5.0-male, whole genome shotgun sequence:
TGTTGGAATACCTTTGCAAGGTACTCAAGACTTCGGTCTTTGCGTTTCTGCTCTGCATGAGGAAAACGTCGTGTTTATGTTGAAGCATGAACTCTGACTGCTTCAAAGAGTTtggaattgtttttaaaagctgctgcaggatgGTCTTTAGAAACCCCCCTCCCCGAATTAAAGCACATAACGCTAACATTTCATGTTCTGATAGACGGACGTCTGCCTGTGCAGTCTGGACTGATTTTAGCTGTAACAGAaagtgaaaatatgaaaaagaggcacttctgttttttttgcttttggtgtTTGTGTTGGTGGGGGCAGTAGACAGCCAGAAAAAACAGGCTAAAATAAAGCAActgcatttaaacaaaatttccaAAAACCCTGATCGTTTGGTTAGGAATGCAACTCACATTTGCTTTTATCTTCCTTTAACTAACTTTTTCTTATAAAGAACTTGTTGCACACTGTGGTATCGCCTTTAGTTTAATCATTCCATCTCATTTCCTTACTGTTGATTCTTTCTGTATGTCTGCACTACATCTAACTCCTCACATTTCACCTGCTACCCCTAAAAATGCACATTGATGGAAGCCGATCTTTATCTGGCACCAAGTTTCCACCTGGCAACTCTCACCTGCCTAGAACAAAGGCCGCTTTGTCTAACTGGTTCGACAGCGTCCCAGCCACATCGTACTTACAGGTAATTTGATCTCAGTAAATACTTTGTCTCCATGCACGTGACgaccaaaaatacttcaaatttCTGTTACACTTTCCATCTCATGTGCTGgacgtttttttatttttatctccagGAGTGTTTTAACGTCTCTGAAACCTTGCTTGGCAAGAACATGAACGACTTAGGGGCTTTCAATGCTACAATTTTTTGCTCATTTCAGTATAAAAGCATAATATAAGTGTTCCTGgaatatatgtatatgttttgAAAACTTGTGTATGTGACTCTGTCGTCGTCTCAAAAGTACGTGAACAAGATCAAAAGAGGATGTGGTGAAACAGTCAGGCCCGAAACACTTCctcttcaagtttttttttgtaacctttTAGAGACTGATACCTGCTGTGTTCTCACAGATAAACTTCCTTTTTGGTgtcccccctccctccctctcatACAGatgcagtttcagttttaatccTTTCTGCTGTACGAAGACAAAAATGTGTGAAGATGAGGCATGTTTCCTGTTCTGATAAACAGGAGATTGAATGGTAAACCAAGCAGGTCTGTAGCGTAGTGAGAAGAAAGCCCATTCAGAAACACGAAAAGcccccaaaaaagcaaaacaaaaaaagaaacattacagcAAAGCTGACGTGATAACAGATCCTGTGTAGGCTTAAGAAAGGCAAAACTATTTCTTAGGCAAATACGAAGCACTATGGCGGAGTGCAAcacaaaagttgaaatttttaaGCTGTGACCAtgccaaaaaactgaaatttatcaACACATTTATATGTTTAAAGTTGGAGAAGCTCCACTCTGCATCTTGTCCGTtctgtgttttacttttgagGAAAACATGATCCTGAACCAGAGGTCTTGAACCTGGGGCGGTTGCGAAATTTTTGATGATGTGTTTTGTAAAggttttcaaaattcaaaagtCGTGTCTTTAAATACACACTGgcattgaaagaaaataaaacgcACTGGTAGAAGGAGGCATAAAACACTGTATCTTGATTAGTGAGCAACTATGAGTTGTGGGTTTTTGCTCCGCCTTTCTATCAGTTTCCCAGGGGGGGGAAATGTTGAAGACTATGTCCTAAgcttcttaaagggccagttgtgccagaatatcttaataaaaccaattaaactgttccttgttattatttcagtgttttttttatatcaaagtagtagattttgtggtgccaatttagaaatgtttgtaggGAATTTTTAGGATATTTGCGCTAATCTATGAtgttaaatttgactttttattcgCTTTATCGATTATAACTTGACATTCAGTGAGACTGAGCCACTTGAGCTCAATGTTTTTGActaattttgagaaaatctgcagaaaatgtggagatttgttgattttgtgtgaattttgcagatttgtgaaaaactggaaggacttATTGAcgtaatttggagtctagagggccacataaaaagctacaacGGGCCAGATTTGGCTCCCAGGCCTTGAGTATGACAAGGCCTAGGAGCCTTGTCATACTTCCAGGTTTGACAAGGCCTGAGccattagctgtgtttccactaCAAATGTACGCAAAACGTTGTCAGCATTCTGCTAATGTCCAAAAAACATGCCGCGTCATCAccctgccacttcctgttgtctttttcGCCAATAGTaacatgacttgtgtgatggaaaaaaagcgtttgtgctgcagttttgcgaaatataCAAATTTTGATACGCCTTAAAAACAACCTCATCCTGGTGCAAAAAATGCTTCATCAAAAATCGcgagttttttcaaaaattgccgtgtttccactCTGCAAATTTATGTTCGTAATtcgcaattttatggtcaatggaaatgcagctagtgaGAACCAACAGTCCTTTTCTTTGTggttaaatagttttttttatgaattattgagatagtaatttttttgtgaaaactttacttctattctattctaatttacccagtttccatttattttggttgtgATTCCTCCTCCGCACAGATAACTTTGATATGACAGCGTTTGACCCCCCAATTAAACCAAATTACTCTCCCACTGGTAGAATTATTTAACCATATTTCCTTATAATGAACTGTTGagatcataaaaatattttaaatcattagTTGCCAAATCGGGGTATGAAATGTTCCCCTGGTGGGTACAAAATGGTGGTTCGATAAAATGCAATTCGTGTCAAACCCCCACAAGGTCAGGTCAaccagaagtaaaaaaaaaatagaaaatgacaaaagtcaCCTGGCACAGccacaaaaatttttttttcagatacacGTGACCCTTTAACTTCATGAGGGACAGAATCCAGATTTCACCAGCAGTTTAAAAGCTGTGTGAGACGTgatgctacaaaaataaaactccaaataaCGTATCGTCTAAGAACCGAGCCACCTGTAATTTTGGGGCTGATGAAGTGAGAGCAAGATTGCTCAAAAGAGAAGCCAACTCTTGCTTTCAAGGAAGGCAGCGTGACGCAGAGCGATGCGCTAAAGCGGTTAGCTCGACTTCAACTGCATGGAGAGCATGACGTCATACCATTAGGGTTGGAATGTGGAGTAATTAGTTGTAGAGAAAGTCGTGTGAGTTCACGCTGTTGGATAGTGTTCAGTCGTATCagaatattaacatttttaattcatctAATCTGAATAATACAGTCGTATTTGACTTCTTATATGTAGCTTAGAGTTTCCtttcagaaaactcaaaataatgtTCAGGTTGGGAAAACGTAAGTTGGTACATTTATTCCCAGCTCTAATCACAACTGTggatagaataataataaataataagaagaataaTGGAGGAAGTTGGGTTGCTGTCTATGAGAGAAATTCAAGTGATtcatttttgtgacaaaatgaccattttttccccccaagaaGTCATATTTTCTCCTTATCTCATGGATACACAGTTAGCGCTTCCGTTGAACGGAATCGTCCTGAAATAAAAGTtaacgtttttgttttacttctacATCATTTGTGCTTGCCTAGAGAAcagcattattttaaaaaaatgcctcAATTTTGCAGTTGTGTGGCTTTTTAATATCGGACGCTATTGCAGAAGCAATGAGACATTTTAACAATAATGccatcttttaaaaatgctcaaatatAGGACAGGTTTTAAGTGGGGACTCTGGATTCGTTGGCCCAAGAAGACGTAAGGTAAGGTATTGTATTTATGCAGGACATTTTCAgtaacaaggcatttcaaagcgctttacatgaattagtaggaaatacaacaaaacaacaaaccaaaagaaagagcaaaaggaaaaaaaagtataaaactacatattggttccccatgtttaataagaataagtagtCCGTAATTTAGAAACTAGCAGGGATTTCTCTAGATTCTTGGTCTGATAAAATTAGATAGCactttctaagtttgttctagatttgtaaactaacaacagtttCTCTACATCTTGCTCCGATGTTAGAAGTTTAATGCTAAATGCTAAGGTAATGAGTAGTTCCtctagaacaggggtgggcaatcctggtcctcgagggccggtgtcctgcaactcttgactgtctccctggtccaacacacttgaatccaatagttGAATCGCCTCCTAGGTGAAGTCAAGTtgtccagagtcctgttaatgacctcattatttgactcaggtgtgttgaagtagagatacatctaaaagttgcaggagaccggccctcgaggaccaggattgcccacccctgctctagaagCTAGTAGGAGTCTCTCTGGgctctaagtttgttctaattcctgtTCTGGCTTGAGTGAAGTGTCTTTAAGTGAACATCTGCACAGTTCTGTATATGTACGGCAGTAAATTGAATCTGTTTACATCTGTAATGCATGGTATCAGCTTCATGTTAGCCCGGTGCCGCCACAGGATTTGTTTAAACCCCAGCACACAGAGCGGTGTGTGATGCTAGCCTGGCTGATAGGACTGGTATCTTCTTActttagaaaacaacaaagcagcagTGTTGAGATGTTAAGAGCTCGAATGTGAAAACTGAGTCAACACAAACTGAATTTATCACtgaaatcagtgtttttttttgtacttgctCGTTTCGTTGTTCCAGATGTATCAGTCACCTCACTGCTGTACATTCTGCTACTCTGAACATTTCTAAACTGCTGGGTAGTAAAATCTCTGGGTATGAGTAAGTAgatgagtgaatgaatgaatgaatgaggaGAAAGAATTGAATGAATTAGCGACTGGGTTGCTTCCTGTGTTGTGCTGAGGCGATGCGATTCTTACGCCTGACCTCGTTTTGCGGCCGCCTGTCTGACGAGTACAGATTTGAATCAGAGTGCACTTCACAACACCTGTCTTTGAgtccaagtatgtttttttttttattaaacaccgCAAatcaatttgaatattttacatttacaccAACACATCCCCCAAGTACATGTAGAACAAATAGCTTATATTATTTCATTACAGTTGTAACATATCAACTCAGTGAGTCTGATGTCAGAATGGAAACATTGTGAATGCATAAAATTgtgaataaagataaaaaaatttaaaaacccCACACCTCTGATAGCATCTACTTAGCTATTGCTTTAGTGCGATAACAATAAACCTGAATGGAAGTGCAAATTGTAGATAAGTACCCCAGGGTATGCTTTCATTTTGGGTGGAAGGGGGACTGTCTAGTTTCAGCTGTCACTCGCAGAAAGTCCCCAGCATTTTCATTGCACAGTCATCGTCTCTTCGGAAAGTCTCTTGCTTTCCAGCTCCATCCGGATCAGCTGTGCTTTCAGAGTCGCATTCTGAGCAGAGACCCACATTGGCTCAGGAGACTGCTCAGATCTGCATACGTAACTGTTTTCACAAGCAAAAAGGCCCCAAGCAGAGTTATACGTGGTAAAGAGAATCCCTAAGTAGTTCTCAGACTACAGAGGAAAGTCCAGGCGTTCCGGCAAACGTGTTAGATCGAGCCCGATGGGTCGACAAACCCCCGGTCTTCTCAGTCCGTCCAAGCGTTTGACACTGCTTTACAGTACGGCGAAGCCTCTGGCATGTGTTTTCTTTACGTCCTCATTGGCCCTGATGTAGAGTCCAGCAAAGTCCTGTAAATGTCCGACTTTAGGAAGCGTGGGTATGAGTCCTTCTCCATTAACCCGTAGACAATCTTCTGGGCCTCTTCGAAACACACTGCAGACGCAACCTTCATGTTGGTCCTGATTACCTCCCTGGTCTTGTGATCGATGTTGATCTGgaatttaaagaaacataacATAAGTTGCTGAAGCAGTGCTGGCTTTTAAGAAAAGtactaaaaagaaaacttctttcatttaaaagaaaaaaaccctctatGCGTACCTCTCTGGGAGCTTCGGCTTGGATGTAGAGTTTGAAGATCTTTTTGGCCCTTGAGGACATTCTGAAGGAAGACTTGATCTTCTTGAAGTCCTCACACACCACCCAGAACTCCAGGTTTTCATCACTGAAC
Protein-coding regions in this window:
- the LOC102227427 gene encoding regulator of G-protein signaling 13-like isoform X1; the encoded protein is MQLENSESSLPKETAHVPRAVAMPSLATLTPLQHLNMDIDKKAVGYSRGGNLKSRLQSKLSQPANTEELCFEEMSQWSQSLERLLSSKYGMKIFQAFLKSEFSDENLEFWVVCEDFKKIKSSFRMSSRAKKIFKLYIQAEAPREINIDHKTREVIRTNMKVASAVCFEEAQKIVYGLMEKDSYPRFLKSDIYRTLLDSTSGPMRT
- the LOC102227427 gene encoding regulator of G-protein signaling 13-like isoform X2, which translates into the protein MQLENSESSLPKETAHVPRAVAMPSLATLTPLQHLNMDIDKKAVGYRGGNLKSRLQSKLSQPANTEELCFEEMSQWSQSLERLLSSKYGMKIFQAFLKSEFSDENLEFWVVCEDFKKIKSSFRMSSRAKKIFKLYIQAEAPREINIDHKTREVIRTNMKVASAVCFEEAQKIVYGLMEKDSYPRFLKSDIYRTLLDSTSGPMRT